The genomic DNA TCACGATGTAATGCGCTGTTACAGGAGGGAACATCTCCCGAAAAACCCAATACACCAATTCCAGAAGATATTCCACTTGTATATTGTCCAGTCTGTAACCGGCAGTACTGGGAAGGAACACATACAAAAAATATGAGAGACAACCTGCTTCAGATGGTGAATAAAAAATAAAAAATTGTAGCAGGATTTATTTTTGTACCATAATTCCGGATTTCATTCTGATTACAAGCGACTTCTCTTCAGATTTCCCGCTGATTCCTATAATTCCGTCAATTTCATCTGCTACCGATTCCAGTTCGTCAAATATCCGGTTTGCATCCCGGCGAATCTCCCGTATTGAATCACGAAGGCTCCTACCCCGCAGATGGATAAGACGACGGTCCCGGTAGATCATCCCTGAACGTGACAGATTTCTTAAATGATGATTTACTCTTCCCTGCGATATCTCCAGCAGAGATCCGAGATCCTCTGAGGATATCCCGTCATTACCAGATAAATTCTCCAGTATTTTCAGAATAATCTGCGTTGACAGGTTATCGATATCCCGACCGGATGACAGACCCAGGGTGTCGCATAACCAGTAGGTCTCTTCAATCAGGTCTTTTTTATGTGGACGGGGGAGGTTTTGGAGGATAAGCCGCTGATGCATGGATGAGATACAATCAGGTTATTGTTGATATCATATCAATATTATCGAAATGATCTTGAAGGAATTAGAAAAATATATATAGAATTTTTAATCAACAATTATGTGCATATTGCATTTCAAAGGAGTTAGCGTATGGCAATTACACCAATCGGACCACGTGTCCTGATTAAACCTTATAAGCAGGAAGAGAAGACCAAGGGAGGCATTTACATCCCTGACTCTGCCAAGGAAAAGAAGAAACAGGGAGAAGTAATCGCCGTCGGAACATTCGAAGACGGAAAAGAACTCCCCATCAAGCCAGGAGACATTATTCTTTATGGTGGATACAGCCAGGAAGAGATTGAATTTGACAAAGAAGACTATGTTATCGTCGAGTTCAAGAATGTCGTTGCAAAACTGAACTAGGTGTCATTCATGTCAGCAAAACAACTCATGTTCAATGAAAACGCCCGTCATGCACTCCTTGAAGGCGTTAATAAAGTTGCCAATACCGTAAAAATCACCCTGGGACCAAAGGGAAGAAATGTTGTCCTTGACAAGGCAGGTGGCCCGGTCGTCACAAACGACGGAGTAACCATCGCAAAAGAGATCGAACTCAAAGACAAGTTCGAGAATGTTGGTGCAAAACTCATCAAGGAAGTTGCTTCCAAGACCCAGGACACCACCGGAGACGGAACCACCACCGCAACAGTGCTTGCTCAGGCCATGATCACCGAGGGTATCAAGAATATCACCGCCGGTGCAAACCCAATCGAGATCAAGAAGGGTATCCTGAAGGCAGTCGATGCTGCAGTCGCCTCCATTAAGGCAAAGAGTATCGAAGTCAAGGACAAGGAGACTATTAACCGCATCGCAATCATCTCTGCAAACAATGACGAAGAGATCGGAAACCTGATCTCTGAGGCCATGGACAGGGTCGGATACAATGGTGTCATCACCGTTGAGAACTCCAAGACCCTTGAGACCACCCTTGAGCATGTCGAAGGTATGCAGTTTGACCGTGGGTACATATCACCCTACATGGTCACCGATCAGGAACGCCGGGTTGTTGAGTTTGAAGAACCATACATACTCATCACCGACCGGAAGATCTCAAGTCTGAAAACTTTAATCCCGGTTCTTGAGATGATCGCCCAGAGCGGAAAGCCACTGCTCATCATCGCAGACGATGTCGACGGAGAAGCCCAGACTGCCCTCATCCTGAACATCATCCGTGGCGCCATCAAGGTCTGTGCAGTAAAGGCACCTGAATTTGGAGATGTCAGAAAGGAAGTTCTCCAGGACATTGCAATCCTCACCGGCGGAACCGTCATCAGCGAGGAACGCAACCTTGCAATCGAGGATGTCACCCTTGACATGCTTGGACAGGCACGGACCGTCAAGGTTGACCAGGACAAGACCACCATCGTAGGCGGTAAGGGGAAGAAATCAGACATCGACACCCGTAAGAAACTGATAGAGTCCCAGCTTAATATCACCGAGAAGAAATACGACAAGACCACTCTTCAGAACCGTCTTGCAAAACTCTCCGGTGGGGTCGCCGTCATTAAGGCAGGCGCAGCAACCGAGACTGAAGTCAAGGAGAAGAAGATGCGTATCGATGACGCACTCAATGCAACCAAGGCAGCAGTCGAGGAAGGGTATGTCGCCGGTGGTGGAGTAACCCTCTTCCGTGCAATCAAGGCACTTGAATCCATGAAGGCTGACCCTGAACAGATGATCGGTGTCAACATTGTAAAGCGTGCACTTGAAGAACCACTCCGCCAGATTGCAGATAATGCAGGTCGCGAGGGAGCCGAAGTCATCGCTATGATCAAGAGCAATGCAAGCGAGACCTACGGATACAATGCAAAGACTGACACCTATGAAGACCTTCTCCAGGCAGGAGTTCTTGACCCGACAAAGGTTGTCAGATCCGGTCTTCAGAATGCAGCATCTATTGCAGGAATGCTCCTGTCAACTGAAGCAGTTGTTGTCGATTTCGACGAAGAAAAAGATAAGACATCTGCTGCAATCATCATCTAATCTTTTTTTTAGATTCTGATCACATTTCACATTCTGAACTTTCTTTTCTCTCGTTCCTTTGTGTTCGTAATATACATCACCCCAAAGAAGAGGGCGATACAAAAACACAGAACTGCAGCAATCACCAGTTTCCAGTCCATATCAGCAGATTCTGACGTCATGGCCATACCAACAAATATCAGACCGATGATGCATACTCCGGTTATTTCAAAGGCATATAAAAACCGTTCACCGAGCTGGACCATTGTGCTCTATTCTCCTGCAGATCAAATATTTTATACCTCTGATGACCGTATAAACGTTCCGTTTGTATCCATGAAGATCCAGAACGAGGTAAAGGGGGAGATATTCCGGGTATCTGAGAACCTGCCCTCTGCTCCACTAATAATAGCCGGATCATACTGCTGCGTGGATACATTAAAGGGAAGAATGCTCACCCATGATGATTCATTCGGGGAAAGAATGTCACGGGCCGGGATCTCTTTCAGAAAAGGTGATCCGGCAAGATTCCATCCCTTTTCCACAGGTTTTGTACTGTTTGAGTTCATATTAAGAACAAGGGGCACAGATACCGGTGCATCAGAGTAAACCAGAAGTCCGTCCAGAGGTGCCGGAGAGATCTCAGGGTTTTGAGCAATCCATCCACCAATTCCTTTGTAAGTCCATATGGTATGACCATCGGTATTGACCTTTGAGAAGAGATCACGACAGGTCTTCTGGGATCGGAGCGGGGCAGGGATTGAGACAAAGTTCCAGCCAGGTACCAGCTGCAGCTCATGCAGGGTTGTATTTCCTGAACCAAGAGTCCGTCTCATCTCACGGGAACCGGTGCCTGAATTAAATGCGATGAGGGTCTTTTGCAACGTCAGATCCTCAGCGGCCTTCATCGCAGCCGGAGCATTCAAAAGCCCGTATCCATAGTAAATATCCCTCCCGGTTCTGCCCAGGTCAGTTGCTGATGACTGAAGCAGAGAGCGGATTTCTGCAGACGTCAGCCCCGGATACCCGTTCTTTATGAGAGCTGCAACCCCTGCAACCTCTGCAGCTGCAAATCCTGTTCCTGTGCCCCGGCAATAGGACGTGTTCAGACATGGAGTGATAATGTCCTCACCTGGTGCGACAAGCTCGTTATATATCCCGTAATTGGAAAAGTATGATAAACCGTCCGTTTTCGCAACGGATCCGACTGATAGTACATCAAAATGATCAGAAGGATAATGCATGGCGTTGGAATCCTCATCACCAGCCGGTGCAATGAGAAGAACCCCATGGTCCTTTGCATAAGCTATGGCCCGATCCTCGGCTCGTGAAGGTTCAGTCCCGCCATATCCCATCAGGATGATATCAGCACCGGCATCGGTTGCATGAGCAATAGCTAGAGCAGAACGGGATGCGGACATATCATTTCCGGTTACCCCGATTCGTTCAGGGATTAAAACAAGTGAAGAGTTGGTCGAATTCTGTGATACATTCCCTGCGATCAGGGAGATAACTCCACAGAGAGCAGTCCCGTACCCATCCGCATCTTCAGGTCTGCTGTCCTGCCCTGCCCAGTCATAGCCCTGGTCAATGGGACCGACATCCGGATGAGAGAGATCTACCCCGGTACTAATGACTGCAACTTTGAGGACCGATGTATTAAGACCCGACCGTCTGACCGTATCAACCCCGGTTCTGACAAGAGCCCACTGGTCAGGAGAACTATTGATAATCTGGTCATCTTTGGTGACAGATCCCGACTTGCGCTGTGCATCCTGCTCAATCTCATGAACCCACGGCAGGTTTAACAGTTCATTTGTGACATATTCGGTCTCATTTGGATCTGTATCGACTGCGACAAAACCAAGCAGGGGAGACCGGAGAGAATAGGTAACATTTTCAGGAAGCGGGACATCAGGTGGAACAGGTTCATAGCCACCAGTCTCATTAGGAGCTGCATACACGATAAGACGCACTTCATCGCTATCAGCGCCGGAAACCTGAATGAAGAGCCCACAGAATAAGAGAATACCAATGAACCCCATCATCACTGGTTTTATAAAGCATCCGCTCTCATTCAGGCAACCCAAGTTAAGCCCCACCATGTATACTGCCCGAGTACTTCAACATCTGTATCAGGGAGACAAAAACCCTCTGATTTGTCAGCAGCCAGGGAACAAAATTCCAGGCCGGTTCATATAGATCCACCAACCTTCTGACGGATATAATAACCGTGATGGAGAATAGGTTCCTGAACCACCATTTATAATGGAAGGCCTGAATTCCTGGGTCCTGGGATCAAAGACCAAAACCGTAGTCCATGCATCGGTAAGCGGGGAGAGCAGATCCCGTGCAGTGATACTCTCCCGTCCTGGGACCCCGACCGGGTTCCACCCCGGATACAGTTGCTTCACCGTCTGGTTGGTCCCGGTTGTATCAAAATGCAGGTTGATACCAGCCTCCTGTTCAGAATATACCCAGACCACATCCATCTGAAGGAGAGTATCATTTGGGCGAACCACACTCCAGAACCCTCCTGCCGGATTATAGCGCCAGATAGAATGGCAGGCAGTCTGAACCGGGTTGAAGATCTGTGCGGTTTCATTCCCCCTCGTAAGTGGATAGGGAATTGATACCATATTCCATCCAGGATAGAGGAGCAGTTTTTCTGCTGCATCATACATCCGTGGCTCAAAATTACACCCATTCATCACCGGGTACAAGATATTCCCTGATGTGTTCTCTGGAAGTGACAGGTTTGTTGCAACCGGTATCCCCCTCCCATATACGGGATCCCAAGCATCAGTAGATGTACCGGTCGCATTCAGAATTATCTTCCTGACTTCACTCTCTTTCATACCCAAAGACCCACTCATAACAAGAGCTGCAAGCCCTGCAATATGAGGGGCGGCTGCACTGGTCCCGGTAAAGACTGCATGTTGCATTGAACCGGTCAGAACCGTGATATGATCCGGCGCAACCAGATCCGGCTTTTTTCGAAGCTCATAGACAGGGTACCTGATAAGTGCCGGCCCCCGGGAAGAATACTCCTGAACGGTGAGATTTTTCCCGCCAGGTGCCGCAGCCCCCACCACCAGAGCCTGTTTTACTGCCTGCTGACCAAAAACAGAATCTTCAGGAGTGTACGGATCTAATTCAACTGATCTGCCTGATAAGGGAAGGACATAGATCTCGAGCAGGGCATCCTCTGCAGCTGCCTGGACAACCTTCACGGTAAACTCCCGTGGTCGGTCAGCAGAATTTACAAACCTGACCCACTCCATGGGATCGTCATCTCCATCCTGAATATTTACACTTCTTGCAATCTCCCGCCCCGAGTCATCATACAGGAAGAGATCATAATTGTTCGCCGATGTGCCAAACCGATCGTCCCATTGCAGGATTACATGCCCGGCAAGACCTGATGGAACGGTAAATTTCATGTCTCGTCCGGTTGATCCCTGAAAATCCTGCCACAGATATCCCTGATCCTCGTACCCGTGAAATGGAGCCTGGTAATGCTCCTTTGCAAAGTTACCAGCTGCAGTAATATAGAGAACATTATACGAAAGAACACGGTCGATTATATTCTGACTGATATACCCGTCCTCGAAAAATGGTTCCACATAGGTGATATCATCGCAAATAATGTTACAACCATGGATAATCAGCTGGTCCAGGGCACGGACAAATTCTATCTGGCTTGATCCCCGGTCATGAAAGACGAGTGTTGCATTCGGAGCAATATCATGGATGATCTGCAGCATGGCAAGTCCTTCGTCACCGCCAACAGTATCAGATATAACCTCCACATCCGGGAGTTCTCCAAGAGCCTTCAGATCTTCAAGACCATCAACCCCGTCTGATATGACGCCGACTTTGACACCTTCCCCGGACAATCCTGAAATATTACGAAATTCCCGTGTCTTAAGCAGATAATCGCCCTCGGTCGTTATTTTGGATGTCCGGGGGGGTATCTGAACAACAAGGGAGAGTATACCATCCTGCATGGCCAGACGGGTGATATTATCTGCCCGTATCCATCCCCCGATACGGCCATATACCGAATCCGCAACCGGAGAAGAGAAATAATCCAAAAATGAGGAGGGTGAAAAGGAAGGGCTAGTCTTCGCCGATATACGGACCTCAATATCAGCATCCCGAATCCTCACTTCACCGGTCTTTTCCATGAGCGCCATCATATCTGCCCGTGACTGTCCGGGAGAGAGGTAGGTATCATCAAGAAGCTGCAAAAGGTCAGTGGAGAGTTTTTTCTTCCATGAATTTTCAGGAACAAAAACTGATGCTGGTTCATCCAGTATATTCTCGAATGACCCTGAACTGGCCGGAGGAATTACTGGCATGATACTTTTAATCCCGCTCATACCAGAAAGAAGAGTCAGGTTTTCAGATGTTGCCCATCCCGTGACAAGATGATAGGATGTGTCCTCTGCCGGATGAGAAAGCAAAGGGAGGATATTTTCACTTGTCTGATTCTTCTCAAGTTCCAAAAGGATATGAACTGACCAGGTACCGGTCTCATTTCTCCGTATCTGCCCGTTCTTCTCCATGTTGTCTATGATGTCATCAGGCGACTGACCAGGCGGACAGGAGGCCTTATGTAAGATCTGAAGAAGGTCGCTGGACAGGATATCGGATGCGGAGTTGTCGCTCACTAAGGCTTTGTCTGCCTCCCCAAACCCGCATATAGAAAATATTGTGAGTACTAGTATGACGGGTAATAAAAAAACCAAATCCTTTTGCACCGGCCCACCAGTGAGAAATAGGTTTACCTATGAATCATAAGAAGTCTTTCGCCATATATACCCTTATTTTACTAGGAGGGCAAACCTTGTGACATGGATGTTGAGGGTTATGCCCGCCGGAATCTGAAGAGAGGCAGGGCGTCCCAGGATATTATATCAGATCTTGCTGACCGTATTGTTGAGATAAAAGGGACCAGCAGGGAATATGCTCTTTCCTTTGCACAGGCGGTCTTGGTAGAAGTGACCGCTACCTCTGATCTTACGAGCGACATTCTCACCTATGAAAAGGCCGGTGTCACTATGGGTGCCTTCGGAGTCGGCTCACGAGGGACCGGCGACTTTTATGCACACCGGAAGATAGCAGAGATCATCGGAAAATCAGGGGCCACCGTGGGAGTCGAAGATATGGATGATGCCGGTGTGGTTCAGGCCGGGGGTCAGTTTATTGTCTGCACCGTTGACGGGATGCATTCACGTCTCTCAGATTTTCCTTACCTTGCCGGTTTTCATGTGACCCGTGCGACCCTTCGTGACTGCTATGTGATGGGAGCACGCCCGGTCATGTTGTTTTCTGACATTCACGTTGCCGATGACGGGGACGTTGCAAAGATCTTTGATTATACCGCCGGGGTGACGACGGTTGGAGAACTGACCGAGGTGCCTCTTGTCAGCGGATCAACTCTCAGGATAGGCGGGGACATGGTCATTGGTGACCGCATGACCGGGTGTGTCGGGACCGTCGGAGTTGCAGACCACATCACCGCACGACGACAGGCGGCCCCAGGGGATCTGCTTCTTATGACCGAGGGTGCCGGAGGGGGGACCATTGCTACAACAGCCCTCTACTACGGGTATCATGACGTGGTAGATCGGACTATCAACCTTACCTTCCTTCGTGCGGCAGATGCCATCCTGAGAAGTAACCTGCTTGGTTCCATCCATGCAATGACCGATGTAACGAACGGAGGACTTCGGGGAGATGTTCACGAGATGGCAAAGACTGCCGGTCTTCGGTTCATTGTAGAAGAGGAAGCAGTTCAGGGACTTGTCGATCCACACGTTTACCGGATGCTGATGGACCTTGAGATCGATCCGCTTGGCGTATCCATCGATGCCCTTCTCATCATCGCCCAGCCTGATGTCATCTCAAAGGCCCAGGCCCTGCTCTCTGATATCGGGGTTAAATCATCAGTCATAGGCCGGGTCGAAGAGGGCCGGGCTGAACCAGTTCTATTGAGAAACGGAAAAGAAGAGGAATTTAACCCACGGTTCAGAGAGGCGGCATATACTCCGCTCAAGAAACTGGTAGAGAAAGAACAACAGGATTTTGAATTGATGAAAACGGAGGTTGACCGGGCTGCACAGGCCGCTATAGCCAAAAAGATGCGGGTGATGGAAAGGCTCAAGCCCTGATCTTTGCCTCACATCATCCCCGATTACCCCGAATATACACAGTACGGTCAGGAAAGCCAAAAATATGTCATTTTTAATCATACTTTTTTTACCCCGTTAAATATCCTTCAGTCTTGAGACTTATGATGGATTACAACCAAGTACTACCCAGGTATACATGGCATATGTCCACCGGATAGAAGTCCAATATAAAACCGATCCCAGACTAAAGGTCAGAACTGATCGGATCCGTTCACTTGGGTTTCCCATTGATGAACTTCATGTGATCGATATCTATACCATCTCAACGAATTCACATGACTTTAGCCCTGAAGAACTGCGTGAGATCGGAACTCAGCTCATAAACCCGGTGGTACAGACATGTACCGTTGATACGGCCACAATCGCACACTTTGATACGGCCATTGAAGTCGGGTTTCTTCCCGGAGTGACCGACAACGTAGGAACAACCGCACGCCAGACCATCGAAGACTACACCAAACGAAAATTCGGGCCAGGAGAAGCGGTATACTCATCTCAGCTCTTCTTTGTCAAAGGAAGGCTTTCACCAGCAGCGATTGAAAACCTGGCCGCAACACTTGCCAATCCCCTTATCAACCGGGTTCATATAAAATCACGAGCAGAGTACGGCACGACAGGGATGGACAGAGTTGTCCCGGTTGTCAGCCTGCACGAACTCCCGACTGCTGAACCGGTAGATCTTGACGTTGACGACCAGGAACTTATCAGAATCGGAAAGGAAGGCATCATAGACGCTGAGACCGGACAGAGAAGAGGCCCGCTCGCACTCGATCTGGTGCAGTTGCATGCAATCCGTGACTATTTTCAAGCTCAGGGGAGAAAACCGACCGATGTTGAGATAGAATCACTGGCCCAGACCTGGAGTGAGCATTGTAAGCATACGATCTTTGCCTCACCAATGGACGATGATATGCCAAGAGGGCTGTATAAAACCTGCATCCAGGCAGCTACCAATACCATACGGGCACAAAAAGGCGACAAGGACATCTGCCTGAGTGTCTTCTCCGACAATTCAGGGGCGATTATCTTTGACGACCATTATCTTGTCACCCATAAGGTCGAAACCCATAACTCCCCGTCTGCACTTGATCCTTTTGGCGGGGCACTAACCGGCATTGTGGGGGTAAACCGGGACACCATCGGGTTTGGTCTGGGAGCAAAGCCCTGTATCAACATCTACGGGTTCTGTGTCGGCGACCCGGAGAGCAATCCGGTCCTCTATCGTGGGAAAAATAGGTCAAATCCGATCCTCTCTCCGCGACGGATTCTTGACGGGGTGGTGTCAGGTGTCGGTGTTGGCGGGAACTGTTCAGGCATCCCCACCCCCCAGGGATTTGTCTGGTTTGATGACCGGTATGTTGGAAAACCCCTGGTCTTTGCAGGAACGGTCGGCATAATGCCCCGAACTGACGGAACACGCAAGCTCTATGAGAAACAGGCACGGCCGGGAGATCTTATTGTCATGATTGGCGGGAGGGTCGGGAAAGATGGCATTCATGGGGCAACGTTCTCCTCAGAGGCACTGGACCCGAAAAGTCCGGTCACCGCCGTCCAGATAGGAGATCCCATCACTCAGAAGAAATTATCCGATGTTATCGTCAAGGAGGCCCGTGACCGGGGACTGTATACCAGTATCACCGATAACGGCGCCGGTGGAATCTCCTGTTCGGTTGCAGAGATGGCAAAGGAATGTAATGGATGTCATGTCTTGCTCGATAAAGTACCGCTCAAATATCCGGGGATGGCACCCTGGGAGATCTGGATCTCTGAATCACAGGAACGCATGACACTTGCGGTTCCACCAGAAAAACTGGATGAATTCATGGACCTCCTGGCCAGCCGGGACGTAGAGGCAACGGTTATCGGAACATTCACCAACACCGGCCGGTGTATTGTGGAGTATCATGGATCTGTCGTGATGGATATCGAACTCTCCTTCCTGCACGACGGTGTTCCGGTAAAACAATTAAAGACAGAACCAACAGTCCCGGTTCCATCAGATCCCATGCCACCGTGCCCGGAACAACTGGATCTGATCCTCAAAGAGATGCTTGCGAGAAAGAATATCTGTTCCAAGGAGTTCATCTCCATCCAATATGACCATACCGTCCAGGGCGGTCATGTTCTTGGCCCGGTCCAGGGACCAGGACGAGTGCAGGGGATGGCAACCCTTATGAAAGTAGTTCCTGGTTCAAAGAAAGGAGTGGGTTTATCACAGGGCATCTTCCCGTCCTACTCAGAGATTGACTCCTACCGGATGGCGATTGCCTGTATTGACACCGCGATCCGTGGTCTTATCGCCCTTGGTATTCCGCTTGATGCGATAGCCATTCTTGATAATTTCTGCTGGTGTTCTTCAGATGATCCAAAGCGTCTGGCCCAGCTTAAAGCGGCAGCTCGTGGTTGTTATGACGGGGCCACCGGGTTTGAGACACCATTCATCTCAGGAAAAGACAGTATGTTCAACGACTTCAGGGGATATGACGGGGAGAGTAATCCGGTGCTGGTCTCCGTGCCCCCGACGCTCCTTATATCCTCCATCGGTATCCATCCGGATGTGACAAAAGCAGTCTCCCTTGATGCGAAGATCGAAGGAGATCTCGTTTATCTGATCGGAGAGAACAGGGATGAACTTGGCGGTTCTGAATACGCTGCTCATCTTAATATCTCCGGTGGCATCGTCCCTGCCATTGATATTCCAGCCATGAAGGCCAGATACCATCGACTCACCCATGCTATTTTACACGATCTTGTTGCATCTGCTTTCCCGGTTACCCACGGAGGACTTGCCGTTGCCCTTGCCAAGGTTGCAATCGGTGGAAAACTTGGTATGGATGTCACCCTTTCCGGAGACCTGCGATCAGATGTCCTTCTCTTTTCAGAAACACTCGGACGATTTATTGTGACGGTTGATCCTGATAAGAAACGATCATTTGAACTGGCAATGGGATCTGACGCAACACTGATTGGCAGGGTAACGGGGAAGAACCTGCAGATAACCGGCCCCTCACTCAGAATATCTGTTCCGGTCAGTGAGCTTGAATCTGCGTATAAAAAACCATTCGGAGGGTACTAATCATGAATCCGACAGCGACACGACACGCCTCCGGACAGAAGGAGCAGGAGTTGATCCCGGATAAGGCGCTTATTATGAGCGGGTACGGGATTAATTCAGAGATTGAGACCAGGGAGGTGCTTTTACGTGCCGGCATGGATGCTGACATCATTCACATCAACGATCTTATCGACCGGAAATACCGGATGTGCGATTATCGTCTTTTGGTTTTCCCTGGCGGGTTCTCCTATGGTGATGATACCGGAGCAGGAAATGCCTATGCCAACCGGGTCAGGAATAATCTTTGGAATGATGTGACCGAATTCCTCGAGGAAGATAACCTGGTCCTTGGTATTTGCAACGGGTTTCAAATCCTCGCAAATCTTGGGCTTGTACCGGCATTTAACAAGCAGTACAAACGAGATATCGCTCTCATGCCAAACCGGAAGGGGGTGCTAGAATGCCGCTATGTAACCATCAAACCGGCTTCAGAAACCCTCTGGACGAAGGGAATAGAACGAATCGTCTGCCCGGTCTCTCATGGAGAAGGGAACTTTTCCTGCTCTAAGGAAGTGCTTACTGAGCTCAGGAGCCAAAAGATGATAGCCTTCACCTACTGCCGGGAGAATCTGAAACCTGCCGACGGAGAATACCCCTACAATCCGAACGGCTCGGTCGCGGACATTGCCGGAATCACTTCAGCAGACGGAAAAGTCCTTGCCATGATGCCTCACCCTGAGCGGGCTATGGAGTTTGTCAATGAATATGACTGGCCATTACAGAAAGAGAGACTTCGACGTCAGCAGCAGCCGATTCCGACCGAATCGATGAATATGAAACTATTTCGAAATATCGTTGAGTATTTCAGATAATTCTCACAGAAAAACTGTCCCTTTTTCAGGGAGGGGAATCTCCAAAATTTTTAACCATCCACTAATTCTAATCAAAAATCTTTCATTTTCGAGTAACTTATTCTAACCTATACCATTATGTATTTGTAACGTAATGGTAACCTATGCGAAAAGATGGTACATGTCTGCTGATTTTTTCTCTTTTTCTATTTTCCCTTTCATCTCCAGGGGGAGTTTCAGCCGAACCAATCGATGCACAGAACACAGATCTCTGGGATATCGTTGAAGATGCCTATGTATACTGTTACCCATTGGTTGTGGTTGATGCCACGCAGAAAAAATTTACGAACACTGAGGTCCCGAATCCCACACAGGCACCGATAAACCAACTGGCCCACAGTAATTTTGTGTTTACAGCAGAAAACAGA from Methanospirillum hungatei JF-1 includes the following:
- a CDS encoding winged helix-turn-helix transcriptional regulator — its product is MHQRLILQNLPRPHKKDLIEETYWLCDTLGLSSGRDIDNLSTQIILKILENLSGNDGISSEDLGSLLEISQGRVNHHLRNLSRSGMIYRDRRLIHLRGRSLRDSIREIRRDANRIFDELESVADEIDGIIGISGKSEEKSLVIRMKSGIMVQK
- the groES gene encoding co-chaperone GroES, producing MAITPIGPRVLIKPYKQEEKTKGGIYIPDSAKEKKKQGEVIAVGTFEDGKELPIKPGDIILYGGYSQEEIEFDKEDYVIVEFKNVVAKLN
- the groL gene encoding chaperonin GroEL (60 kDa chaperone family; promotes refolding of misfolded polypeptides especially under stressful conditions; forms two stacked rings of heptamers to form a barrel-shaped 14mer; ends can be capped by GroES; misfolded proteins enter the barrel where they are refolded when GroES binds), which translates into the protein MSAKQLMFNENARHALLEGVNKVANTVKITLGPKGRNVVLDKAGGPVVTNDGVTIAKEIELKDKFENVGAKLIKEVASKTQDTTGDGTTTATVLAQAMITEGIKNITAGANPIEIKKGILKAVDAAVASIKAKSIEVKDKETINRIAIISANNDEEIGNLISEAMDRVGYNGVITVENSKTLETTLEHVEGMQFDRGYISPYMVTDQERRVVEFEEPYILITDRKISSLKTLIPVLEMIAQSGKPLLIIADDVDGEAQTALILNIIRGAIKVCAVKAPEFGDVRKEVLQDIAILTGGTVISEERNLAIEDVTLDMLGQARTVKVDQDKTTIVGGKGKKSDIDTRKKLIESQLNITEKKYDKTTLQNRLAKLSGGVAVIKAGAATETEVKEKKMRIDDALNATKAAVEEGYVAGGGVTLFRAIKALESMKADPEQMIGVNIVKRALEEPLRQIADNAGREGAEVIAMIKSNASETYGYNAKTDTYEDLLQAGVLDPTKVVRSGLQNAASIAGMLLSTEAVVVDFDEEKDKTSAAIII
- a CDS encoding S8 family peptidase; the protein is MGCLNESGCFIKPVMMGFIGILLFCGLFIQVSGADSDEVRLIVYAAPNETGGYEPVPPDVPLPENVTYSLRSPLLGFVAVDTDPNETEYVTNELLNLPWVHEIEQDAQRKSGSVTKDDQIINSSPDQWALVRTGVDTVRRSGLNTSVLKVAVISTGVDLSHPDVGPIDQGYDWAGQDSRPEDADGYGTALCGVISLIAGNVSQNSTNSSLVLIPERIGVTGNDMSASRSALAIAHATDAGADIILMGYGGTEPSRAEDRAIAYAKDHGVLLIAPAGDEDSNAMHYPSDHFDVLSVGSVAKTDGLSYFSNYGIYNELVAPGEDIITPCLNTSYCRGTGTGFAAAEVAGVAALIKNGYPGLTSAEIRSLLQSSATDLGRTGRDIYYGYGLLNAPAAMKAAEDLTLQKTLIAFNSGTGSREMRRTLGSGNTTLHELQLVPGWNFVSIPAPLRSQKTCRDLFSKVNTDGHTIWTYKGIGGWIAQNPEISPAPLDGLLVYSDAPVSVPLVLNMNSNSTKPVEKGWNLAGSPFLKEIPARDILSPNESSWVSILPFNVSTQQYDPAIISGAEGRFSDTRNISPFTSFWIFMDTNGTFIRSSEV
- a CDS encoding S8 family peptidase, which gives rise to MSDNSASDILSSDLLQILHKASCPPGQSPDDIIDNMEKNGQIRRNETGTWSVHILLELEKNQTSENILPLLSHPAEDTSYHLVTGWATSENLTLLSGMSGIKSIMPVIPPASSGSFENILDEPASVFVPENSWKKKLSTDLLQLLDDTYLSPGQSRADMMALMEKTGEVRIRDADIEVRISAKTSPSFSPSSFLDYFSSPVADSVYGRIGGWIRADNITRLAMQDGILSLVVQIPPRTSKITTEGDYLLKTREFRNISGLSGEGVKVGVISDGVDGLEDLKALGELPDVEVISDTVGGDEGLAMLQIIHDIAPNATLVFHDRGSSQIEFVRALDQLIIHGCNIICDDITYVEPFFEDGYISQNIIDRVLSYNVLYITAAGNFAKEHYQAPFHGYEDQGYLWQDFQGSTGRDMKFTVPSGLAGHVILQWDDRFGTSANNYDLFLYDDSGREIARSVNIQDGDDDPMEWVRFVNSADRPREFTVKVVQAAAEDALLEIYVLPLSGRSVELDPYTPEDSVFGQQAVKQALVVGAAAPGGKNLTVQEYSSRGPALIRYPVYELRKKPDLVAPDHITVLTGSMQHAVFTGTSAAAPHIAGLAALVMSGSLGMKESEVRKIILNATGTSTDAWDPVYGRGIPVATNLSLPENTSGNILYPVMNGCNFEPRMYDAAEKLLLYPGWNMVSIPYPLTRGNETAQIFNPVQTACHSIWRYNPAGGFWSVVRPNDTLLQMDVVWVYSEQEAGINLHFDTTGTNQTVKQLYPGWNPVGVPGRESITARDLLSPLTDAWTTVLVFDPRTQEFRPSIINGGSGTYSPSRLLYPSEGWWIYMNRPGILFPGC